The Impatiens glandulifera chromosome 8, dImpGla2.1, whole genome shotgun sequence genome includes a window with the following:
- the LOC124912617 gene encoding 60S ribosomal protein L23-like: MSLGLPVAATVNYADNTDAKNLYIISVKGIKGRLNRLSSACVGDMVMATVKKGKPDLRKKVMPTVIVRQRKPWRRKDGVFMYFEDNAGVIVNPKGEIKGSAITGPIGKECADL, translated from the exons ATGTCACTGGGTCTTCCTGTGGCGGCTACGGTCAACTATGCCGACAATACCGACGCGAAGAATCTCTACATCATATCAGTGAAGGGGATCAAGGGTCGTTTGAATCGATTGTCGTCTGCTTGTGTGGGAGATATGGTTATGGCGACGGTGAAGAAAGGGAAACCTGATTTGAGAAAGAAGGTCATGCCTACTGTCATTGTTAGACAACGCAAGCCCTGGCGCCGAAAGGATGGAGTGTTCATGTATTTTGAAG ATAATGCTGGCGTGATAGTGAATCCTAAGGGAGAAATTAAAG GTTCTGCCATTACTGGTCCAATTGGGAAGGAATGTGCTGATTTATGA